The following is a genomic window from Scylla paramamosain isolate STU-SP2022 chromosome 19, ASM3559412v1, whole genome shotgun sequence.
agcCTGTCGGGAAAAGGGAAACATCAGTATTCATAAGACACTCAAGCCACCAACCAGACCAGAGGCTCATCTTTAACATCCTCAGGTAAAAGATCAACATGCAAAGGTCTTTACATTCACTCCTCTCACCGCTCTCCAAGGTCAGGCCTTCTCTTGCAATGTGTCACAGCAGCTCAAGAGGCTGATAAGTGTAAACAACTAGTAATAATGAAGGCACTCACCGCGATCTTCATGTCGACCAGGTGTGGGGGACCAGCTTCGACTGTGCCCTGCTCTGCCGCCGCACTCCCTTATATACCGCGCTGCGCACCGCCAAGGCAAAGAGGCGGTTTTCTCCCTCCTTAAGCTGGTGGTGTTTTTCCGCGTCAGTGACTCGTGATATCATTTGCTACAACACTCCTACATCCTCGTGTCCCCGGTTGTTTTCACTTCCCATGCCAATGATTGTAAACAGAACGCCTTCCTTTGCTTCCCACTGGATTTCTTGGAGGatcaccaataaataaatgaaaaaaaatctataacaGACTACTAATGCCATTTACTACCACTGGAATACATTCATGGATCAATGATGAGTTGACAAAAACGTACAAAAacttacaaacaaaaaaaaaaaaggaaaccagGTACCTTTTACTACCTCTAATTTTAATGTTCTTAGATGGTTGACTGTTTAGCaagcagaaggagagagagagagagagagagagagagagagagagagagagagagagagagagagagagagagagagagagagagagagagagagagagagagagagagagagagagagtgaaactGTGTTAACTGACAAACAACATCTACTCAcatatccaaacacacacacacacacacacacacagacacacacacacacacacacactcctcaatGAATACACTCGCATCTCCTGTCATACGTTCCTAGCAGCTTTATGGTACTGCGGAAACTTCATCGCTCACAATCTTAACTTTACCATGGTATGATGAAGTTCATGGAGGTCACGAGGAAGTGGATTAAGTATAATTTCTTAATACTTGGAATAAAACTGTGTGTgcatatgactttttttttttgtgagtatgtttgtggtggtattaattttcttttctccgtgATCAACTTTTCTCATATACTATTGCCTCTTTTCTCATaatcataaaataaagaaaattaaaaattaacTTATTACAATGATAAAAACGTTGTCAATAAGAAACACATTAATATCCTACCAAACAAAATCCTTGAACGCGTATCCACCGCATCATGGAAAGAAAACTGTATATAAGAACGAAATTTAAGTGACCAACAGCTGACCTGATTAACATTACTGGCATATTAGATTTCAATGCCAACAATCTTGCATAAACAGCGATGAACGGGAACTCGATCTGAATTGGTCACCCTTCACATAATACGTAAGTCATTCTTATTCATTCCAAAATTAAATCTATCAAGAGTTACTGAAGGGAAGTTATATtcaaattatttctttttttttataaaatcaagaaaatatcgTAAAATATAACGAAAGATAAAGTCAATTTAATCTtctaacataaataaatgaataaatgaatgagcgAATATTTTATAAATAGATatctacaaaataaataaaatacctaaATCAAATTAAACTAGTCAGAGTTCTTAAGAGAAAGTGGATGTAAGCCATTCTCACAcacattcttaaaaaaaaaaatcacttcgaGTCAAGTGATGCTCACCTTGAACGAGtcgagaaaaatatatactaaCTCAAAATATCGGGAAgtgagtaagaaaaagaaaacccgAATCACAGAGGACAGTGCTGCGTCATCACGCGCTaatgaggaaggacagtaaTGCCGCCAGTGCCTGCCAGCTGGCAGGCAGGGGTCTCGGGTGTCGCCGCCTGCACCAAAATTTTCCGTGAATGAAAGACTTGAATTTCAAAATACGGAGAAGATGTATTTAGATTTCATTTTATTGGAACGTATGAAAGGAGGCTGGTCAAGGGATAATAAAtcataatatcaataaataataaaaaaataaataaacagaataaacagATTAAATGCTGGATTACTTTCCGCTCCCCGAACCGTTAAACAGTAAACGGCTGCAATCCTTTCTGAAAATTTAGTCGCGAAGGCGTCTGGTGATCCTCCCTTGAAAAGGTAAATGCAAAACAGAAAAAGGCAGAGCTTTCCAGAGAGTTCTGGCGATTAAGTGATTAGATGAGGAATATCGAAAAGAGGATTGAGGCTTTCAGTCAAAAGGATGAATAATGACAAGACAGCTGCCAAGCAAGCAGTTTATTGAGGATCCTGTTAAAAAACCTAAGATGCATTTTGATATaattggtggtggaggtggctgtggtggaGTTAAAGGTGGCcgtgacaatgatgataatgatgatgatgatgataatgatgatgatgatgatgatgatgatgatgatgatgatgatgatgatgaaaatgatgatgatgatgatgatgatgatgatgctgatgatgatgataaatgttCCCCAACATTTTCAATAGCAGAGCACAAAGCCATTTTCAAAGCCTTATAAGAGACATCGAAAAGAAATCAAGGGAGAAAAAGGTAAATAGTGCCAATGTGATGTCAAGGCAGTGGGCTCAATAATGGATTCTTGAGGAGGATTCAACAAGCTGCTGCTCATGTAAGTCAGAAATCAAGTTACtaccgctatcaccaccaccaccaccattactgcctAACACTGCTTACAGGCAAAGGACAAGTTTACCCCCAGGGTTGTATTTAAGAGATTCTTCATATAAAAGGGAACCAGCCTATGggaacaaaactttaaaaagacCTACTGAAGGCACCAGTCCGTATAGAGTACATCCGAAAATGATCATCCGAAATTTTTGAAGTGCCTTGGAACAGTTCAAATCAAATGTTGGAGGCAATGCAGAAGCAGGTAAGGTGCTCCAGAATTTGGGATAACCAGAGTGACTGTTACCAACAAGAACATACGTGTGAAGCTTccacaataagaaaaagagatattTCCACAGGTCATTGCACTTACAGCAGCCACAAGGTGAAAAGAGAAGACATAAATTACCGTCGTATGTTTCCTCGTGGTTTCCTTTGCCTCAGTACACCGAGGGAGACAATCCTGAGGAAATTCTTCGATGCAATACACTTGATTTCTCCCTCGTTTGTGTCACACGTGTACCACAAGAAAGGTCCGAGATCCGAGGGGCAGAACTGATACTGATGTTAACCTTGAATGAACTATTTTTACTTACATTTGGAAAGGAGGACAGGTGTGCTGCTCGTGCTGAACTGAATAGACTCAGAAATCAAGTTGTTGTTGCTGAGTCATTAGAAAGCTTTAAAATGTTAGACAAAAACTTGGATGAGGGTGATAAGTGGAAGTAGGCAGAGCAAACATAGTATTGACCAAcgcatcaaaaactcaattccttcatatatAAACTCGACGCAACCAtcctgacaactatcccctctttttcaatggcattcaactgtccccctcttctacactgaatatcctcggtctctcctttacttgtaataaattgtaatctaaactggaaacttcacatctcatctctagctaaaaaaaaaaaaaaagtttctatgaagtttggcgttctgagacatttccgccagtttttctcgcccctccccccaccagctgctaactctgtacaggggtcttatccgtccatgcatgaaATATATTTCACATGTGTGggagtttccactcataccgctcttctagacatggtggaataaaaaacttttcgtctcatcaactcctttcctttaactgtcctcagcctctttctcatcactgcaatgttgcatttcttgctatcttctacagttattttcatgctaactgctcttctgatcttgataactgcatgcctcccctcctcccgcggcctcgctgcacaagactttcttctttctctcaccccttttctgtccacctctctaatgcaaaagttaaccagtattctccgtcattcatccctttctctggtaaacgctggaactttcttcctgcttctgtatttccaccttcctgtgacttgaactccttcaaaagggaggtttcaagacactcatccttcaattttttattaccgCTTCGGAACCTGTTCggagaccggcatctcagtgggttttttttatatttttattgaatttttgttgcctttggcctgTGTCcttactacataaaaaaaaaaaaaggttcgtACGCAcatataggcctgatggcttcttgcagcttcctttattttttattttttttatgttcttgtgtcAGAAACGGCGTGTGAGACGGAATGAAGGTGTGTGGAGGGCCGTGAGGGAAtacgtggaaaaaaataaaacagccaGGGAGTCCTGCCCATACCTGGAAACACGAGGGTGACTAATGCCAGAGGGCGCTTAGCTTAATCCTGCAAGTATTTTGTCATTCCAGTCAGTTCTTACCTCCCACCTATTTACGATGAGGGTATGTgaccacaaaataataatgatagtaagaggatggtggtggtgatgataatggtaatagtggcGGTGGTTCTTAAAGTAGATGATGAAGACGATGAAAACGATGTTGATAATGacgtgaatgatgatgatgataataatgatggcaaTGCTAAACGCTACCCGACCTTGATGTGTCTCCCAtgaagaaattttaaaaaaaagCAGACCATAAGGTCACTTATAAAGCTTTATCACAAGATTACAAGAGATtttcaattttcatttattttcaacgAGGAAgtggaagtgtgttgtgctgctTGATAATAATCTTTGACCTTCCTTTGCCTACCTCAAGGAAACTCAACATTCCTTTATCAGTGgttacagtaatagtagtagtagtagtagtagtagtagtagtagtagtagtagtagtagtagtagtagtagtagtagtaataaaactagtagtaatagtactaatagcaatagtagcagtagtagtagtagtagtagtagaaatagtagtagtagtagtagtagtagtactagtagtactagtagtagtaatagtagcagtagtagtaccagtagtagtagcagtagtagtggtagtagtagtagtagaagtagtaataaaactagaagtaatagtactaatagcgatagtagtagtagtagtagtagtagtagtagtagtagtagtagtagtagtagtagtaccagtcgTGAAAGGAGTAGTAATAtgagtagtagtaccagtagcagtaatagtagtagtactagtagtagtagtagtagtagtaataatagtagtactaatagtaatagtagtagtagtagtagtagtagtagtagtaatagtagtagtagtagtactagtagtagtagtagtagtaatagtagtagtagtagtagtagtagtaatagcagtagtagtagtagtagtagtagtaccaagaaaatcaataacaataataataataataataataataataataataataataataataataataataataatagtaataaaaataataataataaatgataataataaagataacaataaaaataataattaataataataataataaaaaaatattaataataacaataataataataatagtaataataataacaatattaatattattattattattattattattattattattattattattattattattattattattcattattatattattcttatcatcatcatcattattattattattattatcattattattattaccataatttttactattattattgttattattattattattattgttattattattattattattattattattattattattattattattattattaacaacaagaaaacaacaataataaaaataaaaaataataataatattaataataataataataataataataataataaaaataataattattattgttattattatcatcataaaaataataataataaaaataagagataataataataataataataataataataataataataataataataataataataataataatgataataataacaataataatagtaataataataataataataaaaataataataataataataataataataataataataaaaacaaaaacactaataccaatacttctactactactactactaatattactacaattcctactactactattaataataataataatatcaataataataaaaaaaataataataataataaaaaaataataataataaaattattagtagtaacattaaaaacgataataattataagagtaacaacaacaacagcaacaacaacagcaacaaaaacaacaacaaaaacaacaacaacaaaaacaacaacaaaaacaacaacaacaaaaacaacaacaacaacaacaacaacaacaacaacaacaacaaaaataaacaagaaaggaTGTTTTGTATATGAATTATCCACTATTTAGGCATATCTTaatccatgcacacacacacacacacacacagaatgctCAGGTGGGATAACTAGGCAATAAATCTTTACCTACTACAGATACACCAATGGAGAGATGAATGTCTCCTTATGAAAGCATTGCAGAACTGTGTTCCATGcgtaagacagaaaaaaatagctgcAGAAAATCCCTTTGCACAAAGACAATAATAACGTGGAAATTTATACACGTGTAAGGAAAGAAACATATGGcatgaataataaaagataagagtTTTCTTTATCGAGGGAACACTGCTGTTGTAACTCAAACTAGTTGTGTTGTTAACCATAAGGTAACAAGGTaacatgttttccttttccaggTGTGAATGAAGCTCgctaaaaaaacagaaaaaaaaaaaataaataaataaaaaaaaatatatatatatatatatatatatatatatatatatatatatatatatatatatatatatatatatatatatatatatatatatatatatatatatatatatatatatatatatatatatatatattatgtatatatatatatatatatatatatatatatatatatatatatatatatatatatatatatatatatatatatatatatatatatatatgttagaaATGCCTtcattgacatatatatatatatatatatatatatatatatatatatatatatatatatatatatatatatatatatatatataaatatatatatatatatatatatatatatatatatatatatatatatatatatatatatatatatatatatatatatatatatatatatatatatgaagaggaTTATCTGTAATTGATCTCCacctaataaaaagaaaatttaaactCAACACGATGTACATGACTAAAAATATATTTACTAATTAAAAGGAAAAGTCGTGCAGGTAAGTTCCTATAAGAAAGTGGAagatataggaaaaggaaaatcaatgacttcctttttacctacaagagagagagagagagagagagagagagagagagagagagagagagagagagagagagagagagagagagagagagagagagagagagagagagagagagaaatcattcTTCTTAGGCTGGTGGGGTTTTCCGCGTTAGTGACTCGTGTTATCATTTGCTACAACACTCCTACACTTTCGCATCTCCgatctctttcacttttcatgtCACTGATTACAAACACGgcaccttcatctccctcccatcATACAGGCATCATGAAGAAACAtacgaaaaaaattaaataaactgtGTATGGTATGTAATTGGCATAAGAATGTCTAAAGAGAGGGCAACATTACTATGAACGAAAAGAGAACAAGTATGTGAAAGTCAGGTAACCTGTTatgcaaaataatgaaatacacaTTAATATAGATATTGTCAACTTGCGTATGTTCAGTACATATACGAAAACACTTACACTTACAAGAAGAATAaattcactatgtaacaaaatttcgcTTTAGTCTTGATCTTTGCccaaaacaataattttacaattatgtccatctaaacaaaaaaaaaaaaaattattttgatccaaaaactttgcttttgtggttagaacaataaatatatatttttgcattAATTTCATTAGAGTATGGGTCACTATTAGCTTTCATCCCaggtaaagtagtagtagtcgtagtagtagtagcagtagtagtagtagtagtagtagtagtagtagtagtagtagtagtagtagtaatagtagtagtagtagtagtaagttgcagcagcaacagcaacagcaacaacagcagcagcagcagaacacacacacacacacacacacacacacacacacacacacacacacacacacacacacacacacagagagagacaaaatgagagagagagagagagagagagagagagagagagagagagagagagagagagagagagagagagagagagagagaaatcactaACAAAGTTTTCTTATCGTGACAAAAACAAAGCAAGGAGGagcgatttttttatttgatgtatTTGTTTACATTGGTTGGACAGTCGACGACGCCTTAATAACCGTAACCTCCATAGCCGCGAGAGTAGTAAGTAGGGGTGTGGTACTGTGAGGAGCCACCATAAGGGTAACCCGGCTCAGCATCAGCCTCGGGCTCGGCGCTCCTCTTGTGGAGACGTGAATAGCTGTGGTAGTAAGGGCGTCTCTGGTAACCATAGCCATGGTTTAGGTAGCCAGGCTCAGCTTCGGCCTCTGGCTCGGGCTCGGCGCTCCTCTTGTGGAGACGTGAATAGCTGTGGTAGTAAGGGCGTTTCTGGTAACCATAGCCATGGTTTAGGTAGCCAGGCTCAGCTTCGGCCTCTGGCTCGGGCTCGGCGCTCCTCTTGTGGAGACGTGAATAGCTGTGGTAGTAAGGGCGTTTCTGGTAACCATAGCCATGGTTTAGGTAGCCAGGCTCAGCTTCGGCCTCTGGCTCGGGCTCGGCGCTCCTCTTGTGGAGACGTGAATAGCTGTGGTAGTAAGGGCGTTTCTGGTAACCATAGCCATGGTTTAGGTAGCCAGGCTCAGCGTCAGCCTCGGGCTCGGGCTCGGCGCTCCTCTTGTAGAGACGTGAATAGCTGTGGTAGTAAGGGCGTTTCTGGTAACCATAGCCATGGCTTAGGTAGCCAGGCTCAGCGTCAGCCTCGGGCTCGGGCTCTGCACTCCTCCCGTAGCGGTTACGACCGTAGTACCCGGGATGCACGACAACTGGGTGGTATGAGTGATGCCCTCCCACGTAGCCAGCAACAGCCTCAGGCTCGGGCTCACCGCTCACTGCTAGGAGGCAGAAGCCcgcaacaactgctactacagcCTGTCGGGAAAAGGGAAACATCAGTATTCACATGACACTCGAGCCACCAACGCTCGGGGCACAGACCAGAGGCTCATCCCTAACATCCTCAGGTAACAGATCAACATGCAAAGGTCTTTACATTCATTCCTTAAGAGGCTGATAAGTGTAAACAACCAATACTAATTTGAAGGTAGCTATGTGCACTCACCGCGATCTTCATGTCGACCAGGTGTGGAGGACCAGCTTCGACTGTGCCCTGCTCTGCCGCCGCACTCCCTTATATACCGCAATGCGCACCGCCAAGGCCAACAGGCGGTTTTCTCCCTTCTTAGGCTGGTGGGGTTTTCCGCGTTAGTGACTCGTGTTATCATTTGCTACAACACTCCTACACTTTCGCATCTCCgatctctttcacttttcatgtCACTGATTACAAACACGgcaccttcatctccctcccatcATACAGGCATCATGAAgaaacatacgaaaaaaaaattaaataaactgtGTATGGTATGTAATGGCATAAGAATGTCTAAAGAGAGGGCAACATTACTATGAACGAAAAGAGAACAAGTATGTGAAAGTCAGGTAACCTGTTatgcaaaataatgaaatacacaTTAATATAGATATTGTCAACTTGCGTATGTTCAGTACATATACGAAAACACTTACACTTACAAGAAGAATAaattcactatgtaacaaaatttcgcTTTAGTCTTGATCTTTGCccaaaacaataattttacaattatgtccatctaaacaaaaaaaaaaaagttattttgatccaaaaactttgcttttgtggttagaacaataaatatacatttttgcattatttcATTAGAGTATGGGTCACTATTGCTTTCATCCCaggtaaagtagtagtagtcgtagtagtagtagtagtagtagtagtagtagtagtagtagtagtagtagtagtagtagtagtagtagtagtagttgcagcagcaacagcaacagcaacaacagcagcagcagcacacacacacacacacacacacacacacacacacacacacacacacacacacacacacacacacagaatgctCAGATGTGATGACTAGGCAAGAAATCGTTACCTACTACAGATACACCAATGGAGAGATGAATGTCTCCTTATGAAAGTACTGCAAAATTGTGTTCCACGTGTAAGACAACGAAAAAGAGCTGTAGAAAATCCCTTTacacaaatataataatagcGTGTTTGGGAAATTTATACACGTGTAAGGAAGGAAACAcatgacatgaataataaaaggtaactcttttctttattgagGGAAAACTGGTGTTGTAACTCAAACTAGTTGTGTTGTCAACCAGAAGGTAACGAGGTAACATGTTTGACTTTTCCAGGTGTGAATGAagtcagctaaaaaaaaataaataaataaataaatatataaataaaaatatgttttgatcctaaaactttgttttttgtggttagaacgataaatatacattttttgcctttttttttcattatagtatgggtcactattatttttcatcccaggtaaagacctttgcaaaatctcaattgcttatctaacTACTTTTAAAATATTGCAAATATGTTAAAACagtgacagaaagaaagatttttattttctaataagatcattcttaaACTGATCAGATCTCGCAAAAAATTTATCATaattagaagaatttgcttacatttcagaaatctcctCAAATCTTCCAAAATGATCTACCaaacacttttagaagtttttaGAATGTTTGTAGggcattctattcaatgtaaacttTTTCCGGAATATTTTAAAACTTTCTAGAATATAGTacaaatatgtagaagtatgaaaaattttctagaatctacaataattttctagaatgatccACATGCTGGATGCCAGTTGCCAgttgccagtgtccctcctacataaattaaaaaaaaggtcGTCCATGgtgtctctctcacacacacacacacacacacacacacacacacacacacacacacatttgtcaGTTGTTTTCAACAAGAATAGTTCTGGTGTTATATCCCTTTGGGATGGCACGTCAGTCAACTTCTTAGGCATTAAACCTCCAAATCTAAAAGTCATtaaccatttcctttttcttctttcagttaCTGAAATGGACTTCATCGCAAC
Proteins encoded in this region:
- the LOC135109706 gene encoding uncharacterized protein LOC135109706; this translates as MKIAAVVAVVAGFCLLAVSGEPEPEAVAGYVGGHHSYHPVVVHPGYYGRNRYGRSAEPEPEADAEPGYLSHGYGYQKRPYYHSYSRLYKRSAEPEPEADAEPGYLNHGYGYQKRPYYHSYSRLHKRSAEPEPEAEAEPGYLNHGYGYQKRPYYHSYSRLHKRSAEPEPEAEAEPGYLNHGYGYQKRPYYHSYSRLHKRSAEPEPEAEAEPGYLNHGYGYQRRPYYHSYSRLHKRSAEPEADAEPGYPYGGSSQYHTPTYYSRGYGGYGY